The window ATTTCCATGGAACTTTCGCCGAGACGTTTAATGGAGCGTGCAGTCTCGTTAATTTCCTCACGAATTTCGTTCATCGCGTCATTGGTTCTCTGTACTGCTTCCGCACCTTCACGGGCGTTGAGTCTTGAAGCCTCTGATACGTTTGCTGACTGCTGTGCGTTTTCAGATACGTCTTTAATGGAGTTTGCCATTTGCTCAATAGCTTCAATCGCTTGATTCACCTTTTGGGTCTGCTCGATATTTCTATTAGCAAGGGTCATGGTCTGCTTGGAAACCTCTTCAGAGGTATCATCTACGGACTCAGTGGCTTCTTTAACCTTTCGAATAATGTCGGAGAGCTGATCGGTCATAGCGTTAAAGGAGTCGGCAATAGCGCCGGTCATATCCTCGGTAACCTCAGCACGTGCGGTAAGGTCACCCTCGGTAAGGGAACTGATCTCCTCAAGCAGCTTCATGATCGAGTTCTGGATTGCATCGCGCTCAGTCTGACTCTGGATAAGAACCGTAACATTATCGAGCATGGCATTCAGCGTTGTGGCCATGGAACCAAGTTCGTCGTTACTTACAACCTCGGTACGTGCATCGTAGTTTCCTTTACCGATCTGCTCGAAGAGGGCAACGATATGGCTGATCTGACTGGTGAGACCACGGGAGAGTCGAATCGCGATAAAAATACCGATCATAATCGCGATTCCACCCACGGCAATTACGAGTTGCTGGGTGAGCTTGGTAGACTCTTCCATCTGCGTACGAGCAGAAGCCTCATTGCGAACTGCGTTCTTGAGAAAGGATGCAATAATCGGTTCAGCATTCTGAGCTGCTTTTTCATAGGTCTCGATCCTGGCAGTAATTACCTCATCGGTATTTGCTACCTCTGTAAACCATTTGGTGAATTCTTCGGTTTTTTGGATGAGGCGACCCTGCTCATGATCAGAAAAAGGCAGGCTTGAAATTGTTTCCAAAAAATTATCGCGCTCGAAAATGACTCCAACTGCGACATCGCGGGTAGGGGTCATCAGGTAATCTTTGAGAGTGTTCTGGAGCTGGAAATAGGCGTTGGAGAGCGCCATTGAGTCGAGAGTTTCAACTGTCGCGTGTAAGGCAGCTGCACTTTCCTCGAGTTTGATAAGCTCACCAAACTCCGGATCCGCACGCAGTTCAAGAATGTTCACTGTACCGATAAAGGCACTGAGATATTCGTTGATCGACTGCATCGCGGTCTGGGCGGTATCGATATCGGCCTGGCTGGTCGCCAGCTGTTGGATCTGATAGATGGTCTGGTAGGACTGACCACCGTGGTCGGTAAATGGGCTGAGGTATGTATCCTTGGCTTCCTGGATACCGATAGATTTGTATTTGATGAGGAAGTCTTTTTCGTAGCTTTGCATCATTCGCAGATGCTTCTCTGTTTCAAGACTCAGTCGCGCGATTGTACCGTGAATATTAACAAGGTCATCAATGGTCTTGTTGGCGATGGTCTGGGAAACCAGGGTAATCGCACTTACTGAAAGAGTAAGTAAAATCATTACGAAAAATGCAAGCATAAGCTTACTGCGAATGCTAAAGCT of the Desulfosediminicola ganghwensis genome contains:
- a CDS encoding methyl-accepting chemotaxis protein, translated to MESKSKGAEAKSTLFSRLASSFSIRSKLMLAFFVMILLTLSVSAITLVSQTIANKTIDDLVNIHGTIARLSLETEKHLRMMQSYEKDFLIKYKSIGIQEAKDTYLSPFTDHGGQSYQTIYQIQQLATSQADIDTAQTAMQSINEYLSAFIGTVNILELRADPEFGELIKLEESAAALHATVETLDSMALSNAYFQLQNTLKDYLMTPTRDVAVGVIFERDNFLETISSLPFSDHEQGRLIQKTEEFTKWFTEVANTDEVITARIETYEKAAQNAEPIIASFLKNAVRNEASARTQMEESTKLTQQLVIAVGGIAIMIGIFIAIRLSRGLTSQISHIVALFEQIGKGNYDARTEVVSNDELGSMATTLNAMLDNVTVLIQSQTERDAIQNSIMKLLEEISSLTEGDLTARAEVTEDMTGAIADSFNAMTDQLSDIIRKVKEATESVDDTSEEVSKQTMTLANRNIEQTQKVNQAIEAIEQMANSIKDVSENAQQSANVSEASRLNAREGAEAVQRTNDAMNEIREEINETARSIKRLGESSMEIGNVIQIINDIADRTSILALNASIQAAMAGDAGHGFAVVADEVQRLAESSGNSTKQIEALVKNIQAEIKNVSTRMDESISKVVQGSQLADGAHAKLQEIEQVSNQLADLIESITVAATKQVQVSEEITVTMQEVGEVSTESSRSSQETATSMDILSRTAHDLRASVEMFKVTDTVKAA